Proteins co-encoded in one Bremerella sp. TYQ1 genomic window:
- a CDS encoding DUF1257 domain-containing protein → MSHIVSIKTEVRDVTAIRQATRRLQLPEPTYGEVRLFNDRKRGWAIQLRDWRYPVVADVTTGRLDYDNYNGHWGSQKELDQFLQRYAVERATIEARKQGHTAVEQALPDGSIKLVIQVGG, encoded by the coding sequence ATGTCACATATCGTCAGCATCAAAACCGAAGTTCGTGATGTTACGGCGATCCGCCAGGCAACACGACGACTTCAACTTCCCGAGCCCACGTACGGTGAGGTTCGCCTGTTCAATGATCGTAAGCGGGGCTGGGCGATCCAGCTTCGAGATTGGCGTTATCCGGTTGTCGCCGACGTGACGACCGGTCGGCTCGATTACGACAACTACAACGGCCATTGGGGCAGCCAGAAAGAACTCGATCAGTTTCTGCAGCGGTATGCCGTCGAGCGGGCGACGATCGAAGCCCGCAAGCAAGGCCACACCGCCGTCGAACAGGCGCTTCCGGACGGAAGCATCAAACTCGTCATTCAAGTTGGAGGGTAA
- a CDS encoding DUF2997 domain-containing protein, protein MKTIEIIVSPTGESRLETRGFQGTECREASRILEAALGQQTSETLTAEFHASEITQQNQIEQKE, encoded by the coding sequence TTGAAAACTATTGAGATTATCGTCAGCCCCACTGGCGAGTCACGCCTAGAAACGAGGGGCTTTCAGGGGACGGAGTGTCGCGAGGCAAGCCGCATTCTGGAAGCCGCCTTGGGACAACAAACGTCCGAGACGCTCACAGCCGAGTTCCACGCCTCGGAAATCACGCAACAAAATCAAATCGAACAGAAGGAATAA
- a CDS encoding ATP-dependent endonuclease: protein MDPILKHPSHKAVDLARVLVIVEGTNDIEFLRRISLTLHAHNQDLPNLAEMEQQGQLVFVPFGGSNLPSWTYRFASLGKPEFFLLDHEVPPETEQRQELAEVINQRPNCRAVLTRKRSLENYLHPAAIREVAPIELTFGDFDPVAILVAKQLYESGLHDRPWELLSRRSQNRQSSRAKRWLNTQVAAHMTIDHLRNRDPEGEIATWLTTIGQLAHSV from the coding sequence ATGGATCCCATACTCAAACACCCATCCCACAAAGCGGTCGATCTGGCACGCGTTCTGGTGATTGTCGAGGGAACCAACGACATTGAGTTCCTCCGTCGGATTTCATTGACGCTGCATGCGCACAATCAAGACTTGCCCAATCTGGCCGAAATGGAACAGCAAGGGCAATTGGTGTTCGTTCCTTTCGGGGGCAGCAACTTGCCCAGTTGGACCTATCGGTTCGCTTCGCTGGGTAAACCAGAGTTTTTCTTGCTCGACCATGAAGTGCCGCCCGAAACGGAACAGCGTCAGGAATTGGCCGAGGTGATCAACCAGCGGCCAAACTGTCGAGCGGTGCTTACGCGCAAGCGTAGCCTGGAAAACTATCTTCATCCAGCAGCGATCCGAGAAGTTGCTCCAATCGAACTTACATTTGGCGACTTCGATCCGGTGGCCATCCTCGTCGCCAAGCAGCTCTATGAGAGCGGTCTCCACGACAGGCCTTGGGAGCTCTTATCGCGACGTTCGCAGAATCGCCAGTCCAGCCGTGCCAAACGCTGGCTCAACACGCAGGTCGCGGCCCATATGACCATTGACCACCTTCGGAACCGAGATCCCGAAGGCGAAATCGCCACCTGGCTGACCACGATCGGACAACTAGCCCACTCTGTCTAA
- a CDS encoding AAA family ATPase: MRLAEEIQELVRAGFSGIWIRSCEQDDAIAELAQLCRDEDWRMNTWDIDVGLRGAPTAPAESPAVSVTDPLGAVRHLESLPSSGQPSLLVLSNLHRFLGSAEVVQAISHQVSQGKAHQRFLVILAPVVQLPVELERVFTVVEHELPSREQLAEIAAEIATEGDEFPAGVERERILDAACGLSRYEAENAFALSLVRHGRLEPSAIWQLKSQTLIKSGLLSLHRGGESFAELGGLGSLKQFCCQALRSHESHSVQAKGVLLLGVPGTGKSAFAKALGREIGRPTLTLDVGALMGGIVGQTEERTRRALKIIDAMQPAVLFIDELEKALGGTSNSGQTDSGVGSRMLGALLTWLADHESDVFVIATSNDVSKLPPELTRAERFDAIFFLDLPGRSQKEAIWQMYLERFGLEHSQDLPNDGSWTGAEIRACCRLAALLNVSLVQAAQNVVPVAVTSAESVERLRSWASGRCLSAESGGMFTTTTQATRKSRRRLTQNPESN; encoded by the coding sequence ATGCGCTTAGCAGAAGAAATACAGGAACTGGTGCGAGCTGGCTTCAGTGGCATCTGGATTCGCAGCTGCGAACAGGATGATGCGATCGCCGAACTGGCTCAGCTTTGCCGCGACGAAGACTGGCGGATGAATACCTGGGATATTGATGTCGGTCTCAGAGGTGCCCCGACGGCCCCAGCAGAATCGCCAGCGGTGTCGGTCACCGATCCCTTAGGGGCTGTGCGACATCTCGAATCGCTTCCCAGCAGCGGACAGCCTTCGCTCCTGGTACTATCGAATCTCCACCGTTTCCTCGGCTCAGCGGAGGTGGTACAGGCAATCTCTCACCAGGTTTCGCAGGGAAAAGCTCATCAGCGTTTTCTCGTGATTCTGGCACCGGTGGTTCAGCTACCAGTGGAACTCGAACGTGTGTTCACCGTGGTAGAGCATGAGCTGCCATCTCGGGAACAACTTGCAGAAATTGCCGCAGAGATTGCGACCGAAGGAGATGAGTTCCCTGCAGGTGTGGAGCGAGAACGGATTCTCGATGCGGCCTGTGGCTTGAGCCGCTACGAGGCGGAAAACGCGTTTGCCCTATCCCTGGTGAGGCATGGCCGACTGGAGCCGTCGGCTATCTGGCAACTCAAGTCGCAGACGCTCATCAAGAGTGGTCTGCTTTCGCTTCATCGTGGCGGAGAGTCGTTTGCCGAACTGGGAGGGTTAGGATCGCTCAAACAGTTTTGCTGTCAGGCACTGCGATCACATGAATCCCACTCAGTCCAAGCGAAGGGCGTATTGCTGCTGGGGGTGCCGGGCACGGGTAAGTCTGCCTTCGCCAAGGCGCTTGGCCGTGAGATTGGCAGGCCGACGTTGACGCTCGACGTCGGTGCACTCATGGGCGGCATCGTCGGCCAAACTGAGGAGCGAACTCGTAGGGCGTTGAAAATCATCGATGCGATGCAGCCTGCGGTACTCTTCATCGACGAATTGGAAAAGGCCCTCGGCGGCACCTCCAATTCCGGCCAGACCGATAGCGGTGTGGGCTCACGGATGCTCGGGGCGCTACTCACCTGGCTGGCTGATCACGAATCGGACGTGTTCGTGATTGCTACGAGTAACGACGTCTCTAAGCTACCGCCGGAGCTCACTCGAGCGGAACGCTTCGATGCAATTTTCTTTCTCGACTTACCTGGGAGGTCACAGAAGGAAGCGATCTGGCAGATGTATCTGGAACGCTTTGGGTTGGAGCACTCGCAGGATCTGCCCAACGACGGATCGTGGACGGGCGCCGAGATTCGTGCCTGTTGCCGGTTGGCCGCTCTCTTGAATGTTTCCTTGGTGCAGGCGGCGCAGAACGTGGTTCCGGTCGCCGTCACGTCCGCCGAGTCGGTTGAGCGACTCCGTAGCTGGGCGAGCGGTCGCTGTCTCTCTGCCGAGTCCGGGGGCATGTTCACCACAACGACTCAGGCTACGCGAAAGTCGCGGCGACGACTAACCCAGAACCCTGAATCCAATTAG
- a CDS encoding glycosyltransferase, whose protein sequence is MKSQNVLFIRRTENSTDLESQYEDIVSCLKKSGFCSFQLVFAVKGECESTERWFPLKRTPDYEGRARWKGSQADWEEFFEGIMPRVRSVEEEASEEKVADIGDPSSLPQLNESVFFGWVAANPPILYYACGMNTDIGPCLPDMPIYRLRKYSWCVSVEEIADYHQRALSTRPQDKLIHMVNVKAHANQLMCRGIPAYFVSHNCFLDEELFTINSTIKKEFDAVYNARMAPFKRHALAKSISTPLFIGGIASVRDELEYFAKVRTEVLQGAFTHAKQPDKYITPSEIVGWLNRSKVGLCLSAKEGAMYSAVEYMLCGLPVVSTVSEGGRDEWFDSRYVRVVPDDAPAIAKAVNELIHANFSPDLIRQSTLSRIREQRLRFVSILQMIFQAEHCSVDAGRHFYRNFRHKLGRWHGRPTSATFLEELQKQRVKEQGSKSSTKI, encoded by the coding sequence TTGAAATCACAAAACGTCCTGTTCATTCGCCGAACGGAGAACTCTACCGATCTTGAATCGCAATACGAGGACATCGTCTCGTGCTTGAAAAAATCGGGTTTCTGTTCCTTTCAACTCGTGTTTGCCGTCAAGGGTGAGTGCGAATCGACGGAGCGATGGTTTCCGCTAAAGCGAACGCCTGACTACGAAGGTAGGGCACGTTGGAAAGGAAGCCAGGCGGACTGGGAAGAGTTTTTCGAAGGCATCATGCCACGGGTTCGCAGTGTGGAGGAGGAGGCGTCAGAGGAAAAGGTTGCAGATATCGGCGACCCTTCCAGCCTTCCGCAACTCAACGAATCTGTCTTTTTCGGCTGGGTTGCGGCGAATCCTCCCATCCTCTATTACGCCTGCGGCATGAATACAGACATCGGACCTTGTCTTCCGGACATGCCCATTTATCGACTGCGGAAATATTCGTGGTGCGTTTCCGTAGAGGAAATTGCCGATTACCATCAGCGAGCATTGTCGACCAGGCCGCAGGATAAGCTGATCCACATGGTCAATGTTAAGGCGCATGCCAACCAACTCATGTGTCGTGGCATCCCAGCCTACTTCGTCTCGCACAACTGCTTCCTGGACGAAGAGCTGTTCACGATCAACTCGACAATCAAAAAGGAATTCGATGCCGTGTACAACGCTCGAATGGCTCCCTTCAAACGCCATGCCCTTGCCAAAAGCATATCGACACCGCTCTTTATCGGAGGGATCGCCTCGGTTCGGGACGAACTAGAGTATTTTGCAAAGGTGCGTACGGAAGTGCTTCAGGGAGCTTTTACGCATGCGAAACAACCGGACAAATACATTACCCCTTCCGAGATTGTTGGCTGGCTGAATCGCTCGAAAGTGGGTTTGTGCTTGTCTGCCAAAGAAGGGGCGATGTATTCCGCCGTTGAATACATGCTTTGTGGATTGCCTGTTGTTTCTACCGTCAGTGAAGGTGGCAGAGACGAGTGGTTTGACTCACGATACGTACGCGTGGTACCTGATGATGCACCTGCGATTGCCAAGGCTGTTAACGAGCTCATTCACGCCAACTTCTCTCCTGACTTGATCCGCCAGAGCACGCTATCAAGAATCCGAGAACAGCGACTAAGATTTGTGAGTATCCTGCAAATGATTTTTCAGGCAGAACACTGCAGCGTCGACGCAGGTCGGCACTTCTATCGAAATTTCCGACACAAACTGGGACGCTGGCATGGCCGACCAACGTCAGCAACATTCCTTGAGGAGCTGCAAAAGCAACGTGTCAAGGAACAAGGCTCGAAGTCATCGACTAAGATTTGA
- a CDS encoding glycosyltransferase gives MLLNLGYEDEIELLGLFEGWKGLFSLLKPDIVLHDHSPTAMLASLSLQLPAFTIGTGFCQPPPIFPLPPMAWWRPHDPMELAERESSLIDRIHRTIPGIEQPLTGLGRLFELVQGNFLTTFCDLDHYPSRQDAQYFGSWSPPLSRSAFTGWRPASGKKIFAYLKRMPCLGDLIRWLSESGHSVVVVGDRIDFTPLRKLVSNRIQLLDKAIDLTEIKKTCDLAILNGNHGVTCEFLLAGVPILQIPLMQEQSILSHVTVQKGFAFSASASHVPQVISQLNAALTSKQLQENSSRFASQLGSYDAEAQQHKIVETICAAC, from the coding sequence ATGCTTCTCAATCTTGGCTACGAGGACGAAATCGAGTTGCTGGGGCTTTTTGAAGGGTGGAAGGGCCTGTTCTCGCTTTTGAAGCCGGATATCGTTTTGCACGACCATAGCCCTACCGCCATGTTGGCTTCACTCTCGTTGCAGTTACCTGCCTTTACGATTGGAACAGGTTTCTGCCAACCACCACCGATATTTCCACTTCCTCCCATGGCTTGGTGGAGACCTCATGATCCCATGGAGTTGGCGGAACGAGAATCAAGTCTGATCGACCGCATCCACCGGACGATTCCCGGCATCGAACAGCCTCTGACGGGATTGGGGCGTTTGTTTGAACTCGTCCAGGGCAACTTCTTAACCACGTTTTGCGATCTCGATCACTACCCTTCGCGCCAAGATGCTCAATACTTTGGCTCTTGGTCTCCGCCCTTGTCACGGTCAGCCTTTACTGGTTGGCGACCAGCAAGCGGTAAAAAGATCTTCGCTTATCTGAAGCGGATGCCATGTCTGGGTGACCTTATTCGGTGGTTATCCGAATCGGGGCATTCGGTGGTCGTCGTGGGAGATCGAATCGATTTCACTCCCCTTCGGAAACTCGTTAGCAACCGGATTCAACTCCTGGACAAAGCGATTGATTTAACGGAGATCAAGAAGACGTGTGACTTGGCCATATTGAATGGAAATCATGGTGTTACCTGTGAATTTCTTTTAGCTGGCGTGCCGATTCTGCAGATCCCTTTAATGCAGGAGCAATCGATACTGAGCCATGTAACCGTGCAGAAAGGGTTCGCGTTCTCGGCCTCGGCAAGTCACGTTCCCCAAGTTATCTCGCAATTGAACGCGGCACTAACAAGCAAACAACTGCAGGAAAACAGCTCTCGGTTCGCCAGCCAGTTAGGCAGTTACGATGCTGAAGCCCAGCAGCATAAAATTGTCGAAACAATCTGCGCAGCTTGCTGA